Proteins from a genomic interval of Candidatus Cloacimonadota bacterium:
- a CDS encoding N-acetyltransferase translates to MIEYFSSIKNIKPSMLEGFFAGWSNPPSREKHLKILKNSFTAEIAFDTKNDKVVGFVNALSDGILYAFIPLLEVLPEYQGKGIGKELIKRIEKRLKRFYALDIVCDDKMAVFYHKLGYFKLNGMVKRNYK, encoded by the coding sequence ATGATCGAATATTTTTCATCGATAAAAAACATAAAACCATCGATGCTGGAAGGTTTTTTCGCTGGCTGGTCAAATCCTCCTTCAAGAGAGAAACATTTAAAAATTCTAAAGAACAGTTTTACTGCTGAAATTGCTTTTGATACAAAAAACGACAAAGTTGTCGGTTTTGTAAATGCACTTTCAGATGGAATTCTTTATGCCTTTATTCCCTTATTGGAAGTTCTTCCCGAATATCAGGGCAAAGGTATCGGTAAAGAATTGATCAAAAGAATCGAGAAAAGGCTCAAACGATTTTATGCTTTGGATATTGTCTGTGATGATAAGATGGCAGTTTTTTATCATAAATTGGGATACTTTAAACTTAATGGAATGGTGAAAAGGAATTATAAATAA